The following DNA comes from Mesorhizobium sp. B2-1-8.
GCATCAAGCTGTTCCTGCGCGATCGCCGACAGATCGGCCTCTTTCGCGAATATGATCGGTATCGCAAAGCGCGCCGAAGCATCTTCAAAGCTTGCGCGCAGCTCCGATCCGTGGGCGCCGTCGGCGGCCAGCACATAGCTGCGCGCCATGTCGGTCACTTCGACGACGAGCGCCAGCTTTGGGCGCGCGCCTAGCCACGGCCTCTCTCCCAACACCCCCATTGCATGGTCCATCCGCTTCCGGTCAAACTGGAACGTGAGATCGAAAGGACGATCACGTGTGCCCTGCTCATCGTGAATTGGAGTGCCGAACATACGGTCATGGTAGGTGTAGGACCAAACCATGCCAGGTGCCCCGGTCGCCAGTGAAGAGAAGGCAGGATTTTGCCCGATGTCGGGATTTCCGGTCAGCTTTTGCGCTGCCAGTTCGAAACCCTGCGGGATGGCGGGGACGCGCGTTTCCTCGCGATCTCCGGTGACAATCACCTTTGAGCGATAAAGTACATCGTCGTCTGCATGCGCCGCGACCGCAAACGCAAACCAGGACAGGAACGTCAACAGTGCCTTCTTCATTGACCCGCCCTGCCCTCTTGAGTAACTGTTTATGAGGTTACATACTGGTGGTGATGGAATCAACCGAATCTGTCCGGACCTACCTCTCCCCGCATGGACACATGCGCATGCTGGGTGGCGCGCCCGCACTTGACATTGCCAACACATTGCACTGGCGAGATGGGGCCGAGATCGATTTCATTCCAACCTACCAAGACCTGCTGGACTTTTGCATTCCGGCCCTGTTGCTGTCGGAAAATGAAGGGCGGGTCCTCAAGCGTCTCTCCCTAAATCACCAAGGCGTCGCCCGCGATGTGCATCTCGAGGTGCTAAAGTTACGCGCAGCACTCAAATCGTGGCTCGATGCGACGGTGCAAAACCTTGACGGTGGTCTCGTCTCGAAACGCACCGCCTTGCGCGGCATTCATAAAGCGATAGCGCAAGCGGGCGGATCGGCAGGCCTTGGCGAAATCCTGAACCTCACATCCGCGTCGACACACCAAGCGATTTACCTGCCCCTGCGCCGGTCGGCCGCAGCCGCCGTCATGCTAGTCCTGTTCCCGTCAGGAAACGATATCCGGCAATGTGAGGCTGACAAATGCGGCGGCTTCTTCGTCAACGATAGCCGCTCAAAACCGAGACGCTGGTGCTCGATGAACAGTTGCGGCAACCGCGCCAAGGCGGCGCGCTATCGCCAGGCACATCGGAAAATGTTCCGGACCCGAATGGGTGACAAAGGAGTGTAAGCGCGGCAGGCCCCAAGCACAGTGCTGCCGTCGCCAGCCTCCTTCTCCGCCGATTTAAAGCTGACTAGACCTGCGACCGACGGCGCTTGTCGCCCAGCCGACCTCTGGGCCTCGCTGATAGCTTGCGCCTCGCCTTCCTCGGCCACCGCCTCCCAACTCTGACATTGAGCTGACGCGCCGCTATATGGGCTTGTCCAGTCATGCGCGTTTCACATACCTAAGGTTTGATTGGGTTCCAGATGAAGGAAAGCTGCGAGTGGCAGACCAGCAGCGTTGTAAGCGGGCTGGTGGGGGGCCTGGGCGAATTCCGCCAATGCGTGCTCGACACCACCTGACCGCAGCTCTTGTAAGCTCCATCTGCTGCAGAACCTGGTGGGTAAGCATTGCAAGCCTGGCGTCGCGGTATAACGCGCTGTGCTTCACAGTTCCGGTATAAGTCTCCGATCAGTGGCCCCTCCCGGGTCGTAGTTTCTCTGCGCCAATCTCCGGAGGCACGGTTAGTTCCGGCGGCCCAGACGACACGCGTGACGTAGATTGTTGGCCGGTTGAAAGACCGGACTTGATCTGAAGCTCGACCGACCTGGTGTTGTCTACCTGCTGATAGCAAGCGCGCCTCCCCTGTGGACATATAGCTAACCCTCCGACGGGAGGAACATTGGCCCGTACATGAAGTTCGGGAGCCGATTGGGATCCGATGTTTGATTGGATCCCGGAAGGAAATCCAATGACCGAAGATCTCTCACGCAGGCAGGAACGGCGTGGTACAGCTCGGATCTCCAGTTGGGCGGTGGCTCTGGCCGCCCTCATTTTTCTGGGCCTGCTCGCCTTTTTTATGTTCGCGCCGTTGTCAAACTCTTCGCGGCAAGCAACGCCGCTTAAGGTTGCCCCCGAGCAGAACCAAGGGGCCAACGCACGCGCGAACACTTCGCCTCCCCCAGACTGAAGCACCAGGCAGGGACGCGCCGTATCGACCCGAGTCCGAAGTTCGGGAGCCTCCCTGGCAAACGTCTTTCCCTTCTTGTGAGCTGCCCGCTGGCTCCATCCGGCAGGCGCTTGGTGAAACTGTTGAGGGAGTGCAAACTCAGAGGAGCCGCTGTCGATCCCCCGTCGAGGCGCCGGTTCGGTTTGCGAACAGCTTTCATGTCGAGCCCGCCGCCGTTCGCTGTCCGACGAACCGGAGGACGGCCAGCCAGCCACCCTCGATCGTGGTCGTGACCATCAAGATGCTTCCACATTGCTTCATCGGGCGGCGGCCGAATGCCTGTCGATCATTGCCTGGCAAACACGCCCTGGTAGCTCTGGCCCGCGAGAGTGTAAGTTGCTGCCAAGGTCCCATCGGGCAGCATCAGGAAGCTGACGTCCGAGCCGTTCGGAAGGCGCCCGAGCTTCAACGTGGTCCCGAGGATTTTTCCCGTGCCCGCGGCCTCTCCCGGATTGTTGTCGCCCAGAATTCCCCATGCGTAGTTGACCGTGACCTTCCCGTTGGCCGAAACGGATTGAACATCGAGCCTGCCTTCGGATGTTCCCTGCAATTGCCCAATCCAAGTGCCCGTAAATGCAGCGTACCTTGGAGGGACGTCCTTCCCAGGAGGGACTATCGTGAGCGACTGATCCCCTGCTGCCGAGCCGGCTGGCACCGCGGCAGCACTCAAGGCGGGTTGGGGAGCAATGAAGGCGGGCGCGGCATGCCCCGCAGCGGCGGGTTGGTGCACTTCTTGGGCGGATTGGCATGCAACCAGGGCAAATGCTGCCAAAGCTGGCGTAAGGTTCCGCATCAAATCGTCCACTTCTCTATGGAATGCCCAACAACGAACTTCCTCCACACGTTCGCGCCTCGAAGCGCCCTTCCCGGCGGATCAGCCTAAGCTTACCTCAGCAACAGCCCATCGAGGCATTATCAATTCGCAATTAACTATGACAACCCCAGAACAAGCAGCGATGCTTCGCGTTGCTAGCGGGCGGCAGGCATTGTCAATGCCGGAACTGCGGAGTGGGCGGGACGTTGACCTGCGTCTGGCGCGCCCACTGGGTCGGCAATTTCAGAACCCGGACTTTCCGCGGCTATTCGAACGCTACGCTCACGACTGCGCAACCCGCTTTCCGTGGATCCAGCTCTATGCGCCGGTCAATGAGATGTTCATCTGCGCCACCTTTTCCGCCCGCTGGGGATGGTGGAACGAGCAACTGAGCACCGACACTGCCTTCGTCACCGCCCTCAAGCACATCGTGAAGGCCAATGTGGTGGCTATGCGAGCGATCCTGCAGGCGCGGCCGGACGCGATCTTTATTCAGAGCGAATCCTCGGAGTACTTCCACGCCGACTCTCCCGAGGCGATCGGCAAGGCGGACCGATTGAACAGCCAGCGTCTCCTATCGCTTGACCTCAACTGCCGACATTGGCGTCGATGCGCGCACTTATTGCTACCTGCTCTTTTGCATGTGGACCGGATGGGGCGGCTCTAGACCAAGGCAATGGCACTAGTCTAGCTCAGGTTCTGTTCGCGCCAATGCCGCTCTATGCGCGCCGGTGCCTGGGCCTCCGGTGCGCACCAAGCCGATGGTCAATGTCGGCAGGTCCTCTATTGTCGCGATCTCGCCAGGACACGCGGCTTGACGGCAGCTTTAAGATGGCCGTCAGCGACCGGGCCGGACGTGGGCGCCTTCCCTCCACGATCCCGCCGCGCGTTCCAATCGCCCGTCCGGCGATCTAGGGTTAGCGGATGTCCGGCCAGACGCCTTAAACATGGCATGTCCCTGTCCGGTTTCAGAGATGTAATCGAAAAAGGTTCCAGCTCGGCAAATCTGGATTCCGGCCTTCGGGCGGCATCCGTCGCAAGCCGATAGTCTCTGGCAAGCAGTTCCCGCGACGCTACAGACTACGGCGTGTGTCTCCTCGTCCCGAGCACACGAGCGCGTGGCGGATGCTCCCGTGCGGACAGAGCCGACTATAAGTCGATGAGGTGCCCTACGAGCAGGGCTGCAAGCTGCGCGATCTAGCCGGGTCGTATGCTGCCATGGTTAACAACCATCGGCCCTTAGCGATCTTACCATGCGAATGACAATCGGATCGTAGGGGATTTTTTCGTCGCGGCTATAACTGACCGTAAACAATGCAGCGCGGTCGCCGCAGACTTTGATGGCGCGAACATACAGGATCTGGCCGTCTTTCAGTCCTGAATAGCTGGCCCACTGCGGCGTCACTCGCTTATAAGTCAACTTCCAGCCGTCCTTCTCATTCACTGCCATGCGATGTTCAATCTCGGTGCGAAAACTTGGATTGCCGAGTTGCGCTCCCCAGACGGCAAGAAACGCCTTGTTTTTGCCCTCGAAGGCCGCCCCTTGATCGGAATGCTGAGTCAGCACAAACCCAGGTGGAACATCGAACACAAAGCCGAAGTGCCTGATTCCGAAGGCTTGCCATCCCTGAGCACCGAGCGGTGATGTGGGCATAATCCCGACAACCAAACTCAGCACAATATGGGGAACATGCCTCATGAGTTGGTCCTATCGCGCCGGCACCCCGCGCCAGGTCTGTGGCACCACGTCGAGCAGCATCGGCTCGACCGAGACGTTGGTTTGGTGATCAGTTGGCAGGTTGCCGTTTGGGGTCTTCCGGTCAATGGCATCCGGCAGATCCCTGGTGATCCTTGCAATTAGCTCCTCGCGCGAAAGGCCGGTCTGCCTGGAAAGCGCTTCCAGGATCTGCGCGTCTATAGCCGTTTCCACCTCGTGTGGCTTGATCGGCTCGTTCGGCCCAGCGCCAACCCAAGAGTCCGCCTTCGAGCCTGCACCTGCATTTCTGAAGCGGTCGAGAATATCGCCGAGCGCGGTGGCGGAAACGCCCCTTGGTGACCTGGTCCAGAATCCCACCGTGGGGATTGTTTGAATCGCGCTCTCCCGCTCCACGGATCATCTCTGCGATGCCGCGGTTTTGATAGGCTAGGACCCCCAGCATAGCGATCGCAAGTCTTCCAAAATTGGCCACTCGTTCCTCCTCTGGTGTCGACTATGGAGAAGGTCGCGGCCTGCCAAAAGTTCCGCAATTGGCGAAGCAAATATTAGGCTGGCTTGGAAACTGACGACCCGTGGGTCATGACCATCACCTCATTGAACACCGGGAAGCCGGGCTGCGCGAGACCGCCAATCAGCGGGTGACGTTGGTGAGGACGTCAGCGGCGTCGCGGCGTATCGCCGAGACCGAACCCGACGCAATGCTGGAAAGAGCCACAATCGGCCAGGACCGATCTAAAAATGGCTAGGAGACGCGCTGCGACTCGCTGTTGGACACGAGCCCTGGCGCGCAGGCGGCTGCTTCAAGGCGTCGACGTGAGCTTGCCTTTTCATGCGGTTTCGCTCGGCGCTTAGCAGCTCTTCCTCGCCCGTAAGGCCGTTCAAGAAAAGCTTGAGGACATGGGAAGCGAGTGTCTGTGCCTGGCGGCTGTTAAGCGGAACAGCCTCCTCTTTGCAGGCGGTCCGGCACACGCGGGCGAGCATCTCCAGTTCGTCGGGCATGACCACTTGACCAGGAAACAACATGGCTTCCTTTTCCTTCAGATGTGTATTTGATTGCAGAGCATGACTCCGCCGGCATATTGAGTCATTAAGAAATGACAGAGCAGCCGACTTAGTCCGAAATGGTACGGATTCTTGGCGGACGTTCGTGGGCTCGTGGACATTCGAAAGGCGAAACGACCAGTGGCGACCGAGCCCGCGCTGTGGCGACAAAGCGACTTGCCTTCACGAGCCTTGGCATCTCCGCCTTGTCAGCGCGACCGGACAGCGATTGCAGCAATGTTCCAATCGGTCAATCCAGTTTGAAAGGGCCTCGGAAGCTGAGCGGCAATGTCGCTGACCCGTGCGCCAATCGTTCGCCTGGCGCCGCTAAGCGCGTGGCGGCAATTTTTCTGATTTGATCAATCGCGTGGCTGGCTTGGGCCGGCTACGCGCTGCTGCCGACCCGAATTCGGTTCCAGGCTTAAGCCTGCGATTGCCGTGCGCCTAACGCATCAATCCCGCAGCCCGGAGGGCGTCCTCGATGATCGTCATCACCCCCGGTGCAGCCGGCCTCGTATGACGCGGGAACTGCTTGACGGCATTTGGGTCCGGAGACTGCTCCATATCTGGCAACGGTGTACGGGTTAGCAGCCTCTCACCGTCGACCACTTTCTGCCGCGATCTCGTGGACACGCTCTTTTCCGTTGCCACGATCCCCCAGAACCGAGCGGTCTCCCGTGTGGAAGAGATGCCGCTATCGAGCATGAATGGCCCTGGCGCGCTGAAACCGTCATTGGCCAGCGGGGTTCCGTGGCCCATGCCGGCAATACTATTTATCTCAAGGGCCACTTCTCCCGCGGGGTCGAGCCAAAGACGCCTTGCATGCCGCCCTGACACCTCTGATCTTGTAGGTGTCTTTTCGAGGCCATGAACGCCTTGCCACTGCGCCGCGACTGCTTCCGCGTTGGAATGCGCAACCGTGCGGTCGGCGGTCCCGTGCCAGATCGATATCCTTGGCCAAGGTCCTCGATGATCGGATGCGCTGCGGAGAGCGCCTTGCAGATCCTTATCCGACCGGCCGCCATGGCCGCGCATGCGATCGAACGCCTCCGGAATGGTCGTCGCGCTGCCGTAGGGAAGCCCCGCAATGATCGCGCCGCCGGCGAACACGTCCGGATAGGTCGCGAGCATGGCCGCCGCCATTGCCCCTCCGGCCGAGAGACCCGTGATGAAGATGCGTTTTCGGTCGAGACCTTGGATGACCACCATCGTCTCGATCATCTGGCGGATCGAAAGCACCTCGCCCGAACCGCGCCTGACATCGGCAGGGAGAAACCAGTTGAAACAAAGGTTAGGATTGTTGGCGCGTTGCTGCTCGGGAAAGAGCAGCGCGAAGCCGGCTTCGTCGGCGAGGCGGGACCAGCCGGAATGGTGGTCGTAGGCAGCCGCGTTCTGGGTGCAGCCGTGCAGCACGACGACGAGCGGCGCACCTTTTGGCAGACCCTTTGGAAGGTAGATCCTGGCGTTCAACGCGCCCGGGTTGGACCCGAAACCGGTGAGGTTCAAGAGGCGGTCGGAACGGAAATCCGGGAGAGGAGAAGGTTGCCGGGCGCGAATCGCCGCGAGGCGCGCAATCGTATCTGACACTTTCCGCATGAGGCCGTCCCTTGTTTTTGACGTCCGGGTTTAGACGGCACAGCGTGTAACGTCTTTGCAGCGATATCGTTGCTGTGATAACGCAAAAGCGAAGAGACGCTTGGCTGGTCACCGCCGCCGTGGCTGATGGACAGGTCTTGAGCACCCTTCTGCGACAGTCAGAGGCCTGATGGACAGGTAAAGATCGCCCGCGTCATGGCAATATGGTGGAGATCACTCGGTCGGAGTGGCCGAGAGGGCCCTCTTCCGACGAGGCGGAGGGCGACGGCGTTTTGCCGTTGATTTGAGCCCGACTGGCGCGGATTTGGAAAGCGCACCAAGCACAGCACTGATCATGCCATCCGCAACGAAATCGGCGTTGATGCCAGTGGCAAGCTTCTCGCATGCGTCGTTGTCGTCATTGCCTGGCCCGGACCACAACACCACGCCTACCCGTAGCGCCGCCTTTGCGCGCTTCAGGCGACGAACAAGGAAGCGAGCGTGTTTGACCGAATCCTGGTTGAGGAAATTGACGACAACGGTGTCGAAGCTGCCAAGTTCGAGGCGGCGAAGAGCGTTTGGCTCCAAATCGGCAAAGCTGGCCATTGATGCTTCCGCACCCTGGACTTCCAGCACCTGCATCAGCATGGCGGCCGCAGCGTCATCGAGTTCGCCACGCCCACCTGCACACAGCACGGTGATATCGGTGCCATCAGGCAGTTCGATCTCATCCTCGCCGCCCTTGGTGTCGCTCGGTTCGGCGTCGTCGGCCAAGGCCGGTTCCTCTTCCTCGCTGGCCTCCTGCTGCGCGCTATCCACCAAGTTTGCCACCAGAGTCTGGGCGCTTGCCGCCACCTGACGTCTTTGCGGTTCGCCCATTACGCCGCGAACACGATCCTGCTCGCCTAGCAGCAAGGCTGGAATGGCCACTTTGTCGTAGAACTCGACCAGATAGCCCTCTTCAAGAAACTCCTCAGCATGGTCTGTGGCCTCTTCTGGGTCGCCGGCGAGCAGACGCTGATAGAGCCGCGCGTGGGGTTCAAGCATCGGCTCGTTGCCGAACAGCACGTCGAGGAACTCAAACTGCGGAACGTGCCGACCGAGCACGACTAGACAGACAGTTAGGGGCGTTGACAGGACCAGACCGAGTGGCCCCCATAACCAGGTCCAGAAGATTGCAGCGACTATGATCGCCAGCGGCGACAAGCCTGTGCGCGACCCGTAAAGCCAAGGCTCTATGACATTGCCGGTGATCAGCTCCATCACGACGAACAGCGCCGCTGTCCACAACAGGAGCGACCATCCGGGAGCCACGGCGAGCGCTAGGAATAAAGGTAGGGAAGCACCGATGATCGGGCCGATATAGGGCACAAAGCGAAGTGCAAGTGCTAGCAAGCCCCAGAGCAAGGCGTTAGGGATGCCGAGTATCCAGAGCCCAATTGCAATTGGCACTGCATAGGCGACGTTGACCACCATCTGCATCAGCAGATAGCGACCGACTCGCCTTCCGGCATCCTGCAGCGCCTGAGTCGTTCGATGAAGGTCGCCGTAGCCCACGAGCCGGATGAAACGATCCCGTAGATCTTCCCGTTCTAAGAGCATGAAGACGACAACGACTATGATCAGACCGGCAGATGCCAGGGGACTGATCAAAGGGCCGACGATGCTCTGGAGCACCTCGAGCGGCCTTTCGCGCGCGACGATTTCGACTGGCACCGGTTCGCGCTTTGGCGTGTCTGCCGCTGAGGGCAGCGCAGGTTCCTGTCTATCAATCTCCTGGCCGACACGCTCGACCACATCGCTCAACCTGGCAATGATCCCTCCCCCCACGCCTCTTTCCTTCAGCAAGCGAACCTTGGTTAGAATGTTTGCCTGATAAAGCGATACATTGTGCGCCAATTCGTTGACCTGCGAGGCGACAATGAAGCTGAACAGAGCCAGCGCTGCGAAGGCGCCAAGGACGCTCAATACGACAGCCGCGACCCTGGGCACGCCGGCCCGTTTTAGCGCGGAAACCATCGGGGCGAGTGCGAAGGTCAACAGCAGGGCAATCGCTATCGGCAGGAAAACCTCGCGCCCGAAATACAGAGCGGCCACGGTGACTACGACCGTCGCGACGGTCGGCAACGCGGTGCGCCGATGTGCTACCGAAAGGGTACTTTGCAGTCCGGAGAAGGGATATCTGCCGTTACGATCAATCCCCACAATAACCCCTCCACCTTGCCCTTCGGTGATAGGGGCGCCTGGTCAGTTGGCCTGCAACGTTAGCAGAGACTAATGGTTGCAGTGGGTTTTTGCGAATGATGCAATCAGGACATCTTCTGCATCTGGTGGCCGGCAATGCAATGCCAGAATCAAGCTGAACTATCTTCGCGATGGCCTGCATTTCACCATGGCGCTGCCGTTGCGCGAGACCAGGCTGGTACCGGCCTACTCCTGATGCCGCTGAAAGTGCCGCTTTGGCGATAGCTCGCGCATCGCTTCACTGATATTGGTGCAGTCTAGAAAACTCTGGACGCAGCAGATGACATCGGATTCAGATATGGCGGAAACGGTCGGGCAGCTGCTGGAAACGCCGGACCTTGCCAGCGCGCTGGAAAGTGAACAGTTCAAGAAGTTTCTCGACCAAGTGCCGATTGCAATCGCCGTTTCGGATCTCGGTGGGCTGGAACGTGTGGTCTATGCCAATCCGGAGTTCGAGAAGCTCTCCGGCCTGAAGGCGGCCGCGCTCGCCCAGAAGCATTGGGCGGCACTTTCCGGTATTGGCCTCCACCAGCAGAAGGACCGCGCGCTGTCCGGTGCGGTGGTCGAAGAGACCGATTTCGTCGGTACGTTCCGGCTTGAGCGGGCCGAGGACAACCCAGCAATCGTCGACGTCTATTCCAACGTAATTGAGGATGACGGCGGCAAAGCCTGCTTCCGGCTGGTCGCACTGGTCGACGTCTCGGTCCATGGCGAGGCCGAAAGTGCGCGGACGATCGAAGAGCGCGTCCGCGAGAAGGACACGCTACTGCGGGAATTGCAGCACCGGGTGAAGAACAATCTGCAGATGATTACCGCCCTGATACGCCTCGAAACGCGCAATGCGACCGAGCCGGACCGCGAGCGCTTCGAAAGACTGGCCGGCCGCGTCGACGCCCTGGCTATTCTTTATAAGACGCTGTCGGGCGAGGAGCACAAGGAGGAAGTCGATCTCGGCGTCTATCTGAGCCAGATCGCGTCCGCCGTAATGGCGTCGCATGCTGTCGAGGGCATTCGCCTCGACATGAAGGTTGATACCTACCCGGTTTCGGTCAACGTTGCCATGCCTGCTGGCCTGGTGGTCAACGAACTGCTGACCAACGCGCTCAAACATGCATTTCGCGGGCGTGACAGCGGCACGATCACCCTGCACAGCGTCGTTAACGACGATGGCTGCCGTGTCGTCGTCGCCGATGACGGCATCGGGTTGCCGGAAGGCGAGAGCTGGCCCAAGCAGGGCAAGCTCGGCGCGCTCATCGCCCAATCGCTGACAGAGAACGCCAAGGCTGAGTTCGACGTGACTTCCAGCGCTGACGCGGGCACCCGAGTCACCATTGTGTTCAAGCGCTCTGCCGCGGCAGCATAGATTGCAACCCAAATGGTTCGTCAGCTCCCACGTGGGAACTAGAACACCTAGGATTTTTGCTCTGACGGAGAAATCCGTTCACGTACGGACCGCTCCGCCGAGTCAGCCGCGGATTGGACGACATCTCCAATTTGGTCGGCCACCGTGCCTGCTTGTGTGTCCTGCCGTCCAGCTTCCTGCTTGATCGTCTCGTAGGCCTCTGCGGCAACTTGCTTGGCCTGATCGAGGCCTTGCTCGAGCATGCCCTCCGAGGTGTCGCGAAGCTTCTCGCGATATCCGCCCAGTTGCTCATCCTCGATTGCGGTATGGGGCAACATGGCGCCTATCGCGGCGCCGATGGCGAGACCGACCGCCGCAACGGCCAGGGGCTGATCATTCAATAGCTCATGCGCCGAGCGGCTGGCTTTCGCAGCCATGTCGCCAGCCGCCGATCCTGCATCAGCGGCGTTGCTCGTCAGTCCCTCCGCGATGCCCTTTGCCCCGCTCGATATGGTGCTCCCAACGCTGCTTGCGGCTGACGAGACCGATCCAGCAGCGTCGGAGAGCGTGCTGCCCAAGCCGCCGCCCTCCGCCTCGTAGCGCCCACTGGGCGGTGTAGGCGTCGCATAACTGGCCGGGCGGTTGCTGCCGTTCGACGGACCACTGCCCAGCATCAGCCAAGCCAGGCCGGCGCCCACCATGGTCACGGGCAAAGGATTGTCCCGGACCTGGGTTCTCAGGTTGTTGAGCATGGCCGAACTCTCTCCTCCGGAGAAGATCCCGGTGAATTCATCCAGCAATTGTCCCGGTGTCATCTTGCCTCGAATGGATTCGGCGGTTTCCACCACCCTGGCGCGCGCGGCCTCCGCCTCGCGTTCAAGTTCGGCTGCGGATTTCTCGGTCATCTCACTTGTTCCTTGATCACATTCGCGTCGCGCCTGAGCTGTTCCTGCGTCCGGTCGGGAGTAAGTTCGGAAGGCGCCATGCTTGCCGTCCCCGTGCGCAGCAGGATAACGCCAAGAATCGCTACCACCACGCCGACCAGCAGTGAGGACCACCCGGCGCCCAGCCCTGCCCGAGTCAATGCGATGACCAGTGCTTGCAGCAGCACGATCAGAGCCGCGAGCAGGCAGATTGCTCCGCCCAGCACCTCGGCGGCGCCAGCTCCCGTCTTGGTGAGCTTTTCTGAAAGCTCCGCCCGCAGAAGCCTGGCTTCGGTTTGCACCAGCGTGGTGACGTTTTGGGCCAAGTCGGTCACCAGGGTCGCGAGGCTGGGATTGTCCTGCGTGTTCATCTGTCTTGCTCCGCGTGCTGCGTGGCCAGATCGTCATCGGGGCGGCCATATCCTCGGGAGCCGTCTGTCGACCGATCAGCAGATCGAACGGTCTGCGAGTTGGCTTCTCCCGAGGCACTCCGAGATGCCTCGGGGCTTGTCGGTGGGGAGGCTTTGATGAACCGTCCAAGCGCCAATCCAGCCAATACGGAGCCAGCGAGCAGGACACCGGGGTTTTGCCGGCCGAAGGACTGCACATCCTCAAGCACCTGCCCCAACGGTTTTTGTTTCAACGAGGAGGAAAGCCGCTCCAGTCCGCCAGCGGCCTCCAAGGCAAATTTCGATGCTGTCCTTTCATCATGGTTGGCCAGGTGATCGCTGGCCGCGCGTAGCGCGCCGCCCAACGCCGCCAAGCTCGACTCGATGTCGCGCTGCGTTTCCTCTGCCTTGTCCGACATGACCTGCGTGGCTTCTTTTGCGTAGCCGCCAGTCTTGCGGGTCAGTTCGTCGCG
Coding sequences within:
- a CDS encoding YidB family protein, whose protein sequence is MERESAIQTIPTVGFWTRSPRGVSATALGDILDRFRNAGAGSKADSWVGAGPNEPIKPHEVETAIDAQILEALSRQTGLSREELIARITRDLPDAIDRKTPNGNLPTDHQTNVSVEPMLLDVVPQTWRGVPAR
- a CDS encoding sensor histidine kinase, which encodes MTSDSDMAETVGQLLETPDLASALESEQFKKFLDQVPIAIAVSDLGGLERVVYANPEFEKLSGLKAAALAQKHWAALSGIGLHQQKDRALSGAVVEETDFVGTFRLERAEDNPAIVDVYSNVIEDDGGKACFRLVALVDVSVHGEAESARTIEERVREKDTLLRELQHRVKNNLQMITALIRLETRNATEPDRERFERLAGRVDALAILYKTLSGEEHKEEVDLGVYLSQIASAVMASHAVEGIRLDMKVDTYPVSVNVAMPAGLVVNELLTNALKHAFRGRDSGTITLHSVVNDDGCRVVVADDGIGLPEGESWPKQGKLGALIAQSLTENAKAEFDVTSSADAGTRVTIVFKRSAAAA
- a CDS encoding phage holin family protein, translated to MNTQDNPSLATLVTDLAQNVTTLVQTEARLLRAELSEKLTKTGAGAAEVLGGAICLLAALIVLLQALVIALTRAGLGAGWSSLLVGVVVAILGVILLRTGTASMAPSELTPDRTQEQLRRDANVIKEQVR
- a CDS encoding DUF2066 domain-containing protein, producing MKKALLTFLSWFAFAVAAHADDDVLYRSKVIVTGDREETRVPAIPQGFELAAQKLTGNPDIGQNPAFSSLATGAPGMVWSYTYHDRMFGTPIHDEQGTRDRPFDLTFQFDRKRMDHAMGVLGERPWLGARPKLALVVEVTDMARSYVLAADGAHGSELRASFEDASARFAIPIIFAKEADLSAIAQEQLDAMSHESLARLKSRLGADAILVGHLDWETNEPGWHAVWRMPLSTEDTRWEVAGVNFDAAFRNAIGGAAKRMRPSN
- a CDS encoding DUF3618 domain-containing protein, which codes for MTEKSAAELEREAEAARARVVETAESIRGKMTPGQLLDEFTGIFSGGESSAMLNNLRTQVRDNPLPVTMVGAGLAWLMLGSGPSNGSNRPASYATPTPPSGRYEAEGGGLGSTLSDAAGSVSSAASSVGSTISSGAKGIAEGLTSNAADAGSAAGDMAAKASRSAHELLNDQPLAVAAVGLAIGAAIGAMLPHTAIEDEQLGGYREKLRDTSEGMLEQGLDQAKQVAAEAYETIKQEAGRQDTQAGTVADQIGDVVQSAADSAERSVRERISPSEQKS
- a CDS encoding alpha/beta hydrolase family esterase, with the protein product MRKVSDTIARLAAIRARQPSPLPDFRSDRLLNLTGFGSNPGALNARIYLPKGLPKGAPLVVVLHGCTQNAAAYDHHSGWSRLADEAGFALLFPEQQRANNPNLCFNWFLPADVRRGSGEVLSIRQMIETMVVIQGLDRKRIFITGLSAGGAMAAAMLATYPDVFAGGAIIAGLPYGSATTIPEAFDRMRGHGGRSDKDLQGALRSASDHRGPWPRISIWHGTADRTVAHSNAEAVAAQWQGVHGLEKTPTRSEVSGRHARRLWLDPAGEVALEINSIAGMGHGTPLANDGFSAPGPFMLDSGISSTRETARFWGIVATEKSVSTRSRQKVVDGERLLTRTPLPDMEQSPDPNAVKQFPRHTRPAAPGVMTIIEDALRAAGLMR
- a CDS encoding AI-2E family transporter produces the protein MQSTLSVAHRRTALPTVATVVVTVAALYFGREVFLPIAIALLLTFALAPMVSALKRAGVPRVAAVVLSVLGAFAALALFSFIVASQVNELAHNVSLYQANILTKVRLLKERGVGGGIIARLSDVVERVGQEIDRQEPALPSAADTPKREPVPVEIVARERPLEVLQSIVGPLISPLASAGLIIVVVVFMLLEREDLRDRFIRLVGYGDLHRTTQALQDAGRRVGRYLLMQMVVNVAYAVPIAIGLWILGIPNALLWGLLALALRFVPYIGPIIGASLPLFLALAVAPGWSLLLWTAALFVVMELITGNVIEPWLYGSRTGLSPLAIIVAAIFWTWLWGPLGLVLSTPLTVCLVVLGRHVPQFEFLDVLFGNEPMLEPHARLYQRLLAGDPEEATDHAEEFLEEGYLVEFYDKVAIPALLLGEQDRVRGVMGEPQRRQVAASAQTLVANLVDSAQQEASEEEEPALADDAEPSDTKGGEDEIELPDGTDITVLCAGGRGELDDAAAAMLMQVLEVQGAEASMASFADLEPNALRRLELGSFDTVVVNFLNQDSVKHARFLVRRLKRAKAALRVGVVLWSGPGNDDNDACEKLATGINADFVADGMISAVLGALSKSAPVGLKSTAKRRRPPPRRKRALSATPTE
- a CDS encoding CGNR zinc finger domain-containing protein, translating into MLGGAPALDIANTLHWRDGAEIDFIPTYQDLLDFCIPALLLSENEGRVLKRLSLNHQGVARDVHLEVLKLRAALKSWLDATVQNLDGGLVSKRTALRGIHKAIAQAGGSAGLGEILNLTSASTHQAIYLPLRRSAAAAVMLVLFPSGNDIRQCEADKCGGFFVNDSRSKPRRWCSMNSCGNRAKAARYRQAHRKMFRTRMGDKGV